AGGCGCTCGCCGGGGCCCCGGCCACCGAGGAGAACAGGTTCCGCGTACCGAGGATTCTGAACGAGGAGGCGTGATGACCTCGACCACATCCGGTCCCGAAGGGTCGGGGCCGACCGAACTGACCGGTCTCACCGCCTCAGAACTGGCAGCCAAGATAGCCGCGGGCGAGGTCTCCGCCGTCGAGGTCACCCGCGCGCATCTGGACCGTCTCGAGGCGCTCGAACCGGCGGTGCACGCTTTTCTGCACGTGGACCGCGAGGCGGCCCTGGCGGCCGCGAGCCGTGCCGACGAGGAACGCGCCAACGGTACGCCGCCCTCGCCGCTGGCGGGCGTCCCACTGGCGCTGAAGGACGTGCTCACCACCACGGACATGCCGACCACCTGCGGCTCCAGGATGCTCGAGGGCTGGACGCCGCCGTACGACTCGACCGTGGCCGCCAGGCTCCGGGCGGCGGGGGTGGTGATCCTCGGCAAGACCAACATGGACGAGTTCGCGATGGGCTCGTCCACGGAGAACTCCGCGTTCGGGCCGACCCGCAACCCGTGGGACACCGACCGCGTTCCCGGTGGCTCCGGTGGGGGCTCCTCGGCGGCGCTGGCGGCCTTCGAGGCGCCGCTGGCGATCGGCACCGACACCGGCGGTTCCATCCGGCAGCCCGCCGCGGTCACCGGCACCGTGGGGGTCAAGCCCACTTACGGCGGGGTCTCCCGCTACGGCCTGGTCGCCTTCTCCTCCTCGCTGGACCAGGCGGGCCCGTGCGGGCGTACCGTGCTCGACACCGCGATGCTGCACGAGGTCATCGCCGGGCACGATCCGATGGACTCCACCTCGGTGGACGCGCCGGTCCCGAAGGTGACCGCCGCCGCCCGCGAGGGGGCCGCGGGTGACCTGAGCGGCGTGCGAGTGGGCGTCGTCCGCGAGTTCGGCGGGGAGGGCTACCAGCAGGGCGTGCGGGACTCGTTCCGCGCGGCCGTGGACACCCTGACCTCGCTCGGTGCCGAGGTCGTCGAGGTCTCCTGCCCGCACTTCGAGTACGCCCTCGGCGCCTACTACCTGATCGCGCCCAGCGAGTGCTCCTCGAACCTCGCGCGGTTCGACGCCATGCGCTACGGCCTGCGGGTCGGCGACGACGGCACGCGCAGTACCGAGGAGGTCATGTCGCTGACCCGGGAGCAGGGGTTCGGCCCCGAGGTCAAGCGGCGGATCATGCTCGGCACCTATGCGCTGTCCTCGGGGTACTACGATGCCTACTACGGCCAGGCGCAGAAGGTGCGTACCCTGATCACCAGGGACTTCGAGGCCGCTTTCGGGCAGGTGGACGTGCTGGTGTCCCCCACGACCCCCACGACCGCGTTCCGTATCGGGGAGCGCGTCGACGACCCGATGGCCATGTACCTGGCCGACCTGTGCACCATTCCGAGCAACCTCGCCGGCAACGCCGCCATGAGCGTGCCCTCGGGGCTTTCCGCCGAGGACGGGATGCCCGTGGGGCTGCAGATCATGGCTCCGCCGATGGCCGACGACCGGCTCTACCGCGTGGGTGCCGCCTACGAGGCCGCACGTGACGCGGCTTCGGAAGTTCCCCTGCTCGACCGCGTTCCGCGGCTGGAGGTCGCCTGATGAATCCCAAGTTGCGAGCGCTGCTCGCCGTCGGAGCTGAGCTGTCCCGCGGCATCGGCCTGCGGGCGAAGGTCCGCCAGGCGCGCAAGGACAACGACCGACTGGTGATGGCAGACGCGATCGTCACCGTCCTCGGGCTGATCACCGGGGTGGCGTTGGCCGTTCGCGAGGTACGTAAGGCGGAACGAGAATGACAGCGGTCGCCGAGATCATGGACTACGACGAGGTTCTGCGACGTTTCGACCCGGTGCTCGGTCTCGAGGTGCACGTCGAGCTCTCCACCGCCACCAAGATGTTCTGCGGTTGTGCCAACGAGTTCGGCGCCGAGCCCAACAGCCGGGTCTGCCCGGTGTGCCTGGGAATGCCGGGCGCGCTCCCGGTCGTCAACGGTACGGCCGTGGAGTCGGCGATCCGGATCGGCCTCGCCCTGGACTGCCAGGTGGCCGAGTGGTGCAGGTTCGCGCGGAAGAACTACTTCTACCCGGACATGCCCAAGAACTTCCAGACCTCGCAGTACGATGAGCCGATCGTGTTCGACGGCGGTCTCGACATCGTGCTCGACGACGGCGAGGTCTTCCGGGTCGGCATCGAGCGCGCCCACATGGAGGAGGACACCGGCAAGTCGTTGCACGTGGGAGGTGCCACCGGCAGGATCCACGGTGCCGAGCACTCGCTGCTGGACTACAACCGTGCCGGTGTGCCGCTCATCGAGATCGTCACCAAACCGATCACCGGGGCGGGCGAACGTGCTCCCGAGGTGGCCCGCGCCTACGTCACCGCTCTGCGGGACCTGCTGCGTTCGATGGGGGTTTCCGACGTCCGCATGGACCAGGGGTCGTTGCGTTGCGACGCCAACGTCTCGCTGAGCCCGAAGGGGTCCGGCGAGTTCGGTACGCGTACCGAGACGAAGAACGTCAACTCGTTCCGCAGCATCGAGCGCGCGGTGCGCTTCGAGATGCGCAGGCAGGCCTCCCTGCTGGTCAACGGCTCCGAGGTGGTCCAGGAAACCAGGCACTTCGACGAGTCCTCCGGCGAGACCTCCTCGGGCAGGCGCAAGGAGGAGGCCGAGGACTACCGCTACTTCCCAGAGCCCGACCTGGTGCCGATCGCTCCCTCGCGGGAGTGGGTGGAGCAGCTGCGGGGCACGCTTCCCGAGATGCCCTGGGAGCGCCGCAGGCGTGTCCAGGAGCAGTGGGGGCTCTCCGACGAGGAGCTGCGCGATCTGGTCAACGCGTCGGCGCTGGACCTCGTCGCGGCCACGGTGGACGCGGGCGCGCCTCCGTCGGAGGCCCGTTCGTGGTGGGTGGCCTACCTGAGCCAGCGGGCCAACGAGCGAGGTGTGGAGCTCGCCGAGCTCTCGGTCACACCCGCCCAGGTGGCCCGGGTGATCGAACTGGTCGCTGAGGGCAAGCTGACGCACAAGCTGGCCCGCCAGGTCGTCGACGGCGTGCTGGAGGACAGGGGCGACCCCGACGAGGTGATCGCGGCCGACGGTATCGAGGTCGTCTCCGACGACTCCTCACTGCAGGCGGCGGTGGACGAGGCGTTGGCGGCCCAGCCCGACGCGGCGGAGAAGATCCGTGGCGGCAAGGTGCAGGCCGCCGGAGCGATCGTGGGGGCCGTCATGAAGGCCACCCAGGGGCAGGCGGACGCCAAGCGCGTCCGTGAACTGGTGCTGGCCGCCTGCGGCCAGCAGTGAGAACCGTCCCCGGTGCGGCACGAGCGCACCGGGGACCGAGCTCCCGCGCGGTGGACGTTCGCGCGGGAGCGCTCATTCCTTGCCCGCTGTCCCTCCGTTGGGGGGTTGGATGCGGATCACCCTGTCGTCACTGGACACGGGGTCTCCGCCCGCCTTGTTCGAGGTGCCGAGCCACAGCATGCCGTTCGGCCCGCTGGTCGCAGCCCGGAGTCGTCCGTATTCGTCCTCGAGGGCCTGTTCCGGTTCGCCGGTGAACGTCCCCTCGGGCCCGGGGCGCATGGTGTAGACGGCCGACGCGTCGGTCAGGGCCACCACGAGCAGCCCCCTGCCCGCGGCGCAGCCCGCCACCCCCGGGCCGTCCCGCCAGGACCAGGCGGGCGGGCCCAACCGCTCGCCGGGAGAACCCCGGTAGAGCACGTCCCGCTCCGGCAGCCGGTCCGTCACCCAGTAAGAGGATGTGTTCGGCCGGGTGCACACTCCGCCCGGAGCCCGCAGGCCCGTCGCGATCACCGCCGAGCGCGGGTCGGGGTTGTCCTGCGCGGGATCGCCGAAGGTGTCGATCCGCAGCACCTTGCCAGCCAGCCCGGAGCGGTCGTCCGCATCGGCGGGAGAACCCGCGTCGCCGGTCGCCACCAGCAGCGCGTCCGAACCGCTCGTGGTGATGGCTCCCGCGTTGCCGCCGGAGCCGCGCGGGATGCCGGTCAGGATCGGCTCGGGGGGCTCGCCCGGTGCTATGCGGACCACCCGGTTGTCTGTGGGGGTGGTGACGTAGGCGTAGAGGAGGCCGTCCTCGGCGTAGCTCGGCGAGAGCGTGAGCCCGGTCAGGCCACCTCCGCCCGTGGGATCGACCTCGACGCGGGCCAGCTCGCGGGGGTCGGCACCCGGCTCGACCAGCATGATCCTGCCCGTGCTGAGCTCGCCGACGAGCGCGCCGCGACCGCCGGGCAGCACGGCTACGTCCCCCACCGCTCCCAGGCAGGTCGCCACGACGGAGGGATCGGGGTCCTCGCAGCCGTCCGGTTCGGCGTTCTCGGACGGAGAGGTCTCGGTGCCTCCCTCGCCGGGGGGTTGTTGGCGTTCTTCGATCCGCGGTTGGGGACCCGCCTGCGGGCGCAACGAGGGTTGTTCCCGCCAGTCCTCGGGATGCTGGTCGGGGAACTCGGCGCAACCACCCAGCAGGGCGGCCGCGAGCAACGCCACCCCGGCCACCGTGCGTCGGTGCGCGGCACGGGGAAGGGGGCGTCGGTCGCCGGTTCGGACTGCCACGTTCGCAGACCATATCGCGTCAGGAGTTAATCCGGAGTGAGTGCCGCGAACCCGGCTGAGGTGTCGCGGCCGATTTTTATGAAAAGCTCGCACATTTTGCCGGATGTGTCCTAGCCTTTCGCCCGTGCGAATCCACGACGACCGCCCCGGTGCCGCGGGCGGGTATCCCGATGATCGATATCACCGTGATGTCCGGGGAGAGCAGGGTGGTTGGACCGTTCCGGGGGAGGAGACCA
The nucleotide sequence above comes from Actinopolyspora erythraea. Encoded proteins:
- the gatB gene encoding Asp-tRNA(Asn)/Glu-tRNA(Gln) amidotransferase subunit GatB — translated: MTAVAEIMDYDEVLRRFDPVLGLEVHVELSTATKMFCGCANEFGAEPNSRVCPVCLGMPGALPVVNGTAVESAIRIGLALDCQVAEWCRFARKNYFYPDMPKNFQTSQYDEPIVFDGGLDIVLDDGEVFRVGIERAHMEEDTGKSLHVGGATGRIHGAEHSLLDYNRAGVPLIEIVTKPITGAGERAPEVARAYVTALRDLLRSMGVSDVRMDQGSLRCDANVSLSPKGSGEFGTRTETKNVNSFRSIERAVRFEMRRQASLLVNGSEVVQETRHFDESSGETSSGRRKEEAEDYRYFPEPDLVPIAPSREWVEQLRGTLPEMPWERRRRVQEQWGLSDEELRDLVNASALDLVAATVDAGAPPSEARSWWVAYLSQRANERGVELAELSVTPAQVARVIELVAEGKLTHKLARQVVDGVLEDRGDPDEVIAADGIEVVSDDSSLQAAVDEALAAQPDAAEKIRGGKVQAAGAIVGAVMKATQGQADAKRVRELVLAACGQQ
- the gatA gene encoding Asp-tRNA(Asn)/Glu-tRNA(Gln) amidotransferase subunit GatA, with the protein product MTSTTSGPEGSGPTELTGLTASELAAKIAAGEVSAVEVTRAHLDRLEALEPAVHAFLHVDREAALAAASRADEERANGTPPSPLAGVPLALKDVLTTTDMPTTCGSRMLEGWTPPYDSTVAARLRAAGVVILGKTNMDEFAMGSSTENSAFGPTRNPWDTDRVPGGSGGGSSAALAAFEAPLAIGTDTGGSIRQPAAVTGTVGVKPTYGGVSRYGLVAFSSSLDQAGPCGRTVLDTAMLHEVIAGHDPMDSTSVDAPVPKVTAAAREGAAGDLSGVRVGVVREFGGEGYQQGVRDSFRAAVDTLTSLGAEVVEVSCPHFEYALGAYYLIAPSECSSNLARFDAMRYGLRVGDDGTRSTEEVMSLTREQGFGPEVKRRIMLGTYALSSGYYDAYYGQAQKVRTLITRDFEAAFGQVDVLVSPTTPTTAFRIGERVDDPMAMYLADLCTIPSNLAGNAAMSVPSGLSAEDGMPVGLQIMAPPMADDRLYRVGAAYEAARDAASEVPLLDRVPRLEVA
- a CDS encoding PQQ-dependent sugar dehydrogenase, producing MAVRTGDRRPLPRAAHRRTVAGVALLAAALLGGCAEFPDQHPEDWREQPSLRPQAGPQPRIEERQQPPGEGGTETSPSENAEPDGCEDPDPSVVATCLGAVGDVAVLPGGRGALVGELSTGRIMLVEPGADPRELARVEVDPTGGGGLTGLTLSPSYAEDGLLYAYVTTPTDNRVVRIAPGEPPEPILTGIPRGSGGNAGAITTSGSDALLVATGDAGSPADADDRSGLAGKVLRIDTFGDPAQDNPDPRSAVIATGLRAPGGVCTRPNTSSYWVTDRLPERDVLYRGSPGERLGPPAWSWRDGPGVAGCAAGRGLLVVALTDASAVYTMRPGPEGTFTGEPEQALEDEYGRLRAATSGPNGMLWLGTSNKAGGDPVSSDDRVIRIQPPNGGTAGKE